In Sphingomonas sp. SUN019, the genomic window CAGCTGGTACATCGACAATACCGTCGCGAAGGAACTGCTGTCGGTCCCCGGCCTCGCCTCGGTCGAGCGCAACGGCGGCGTCGATCGCGAAATCCGCGTCATCCTCGATCCCGCGAAGCTCGCCGCGCAGGGCCTGACCGCGACGCAGATCAATCAGCAATTGCGCCAGGTGAATTTGAACGCCGCGGGCGGCCGCGCCGAAATCGCCGGGTCCGAACAATCGCTGCGCGTGCTCGGCAACGCCCGCAACGCCTATGAACTCGGCCAGACGCAGATCACGGTCGGCGACGGGCGGACGGTGAAGCTCAGCGACATCGGCGTCGTGCGCGATCTCTACGCCGAACAGCGTTCCGCCGCGTCGGTCGACGGCCGCCCGGTGCTCAGCTTTGATTTCAAGCGCGCGAAGGGCGCGTCCGACGTCACCGTGTTCAAGGATGCGAAGGCAAAGCTGGAATCGCTTGAAAAGCGCAACCCGGCGGTCAAGTTCAAGATGCGCATCAACGGCTCCAAATATGCGATGGAGCAATATAAGAGCGCGATCCACGCGATGATCGAGGGCGCGGTGCTCGCGGTCTTCATCGTGTTCCTGTTCCTGCGCGACTGGCGCGCGACCGCCATTTCGGCGCTCGCGATTCCGCTCTCGGCCATCCCCGCCTTCTGGTTCATGGACCTGATGGGCTTCACGCTGAACAGCATGACCTTGCTCGCGCTGAGTCTCGTCGCAGGCGTGCTGGTCGACGACGCGATCGTGGAGATCGAGAACATCGTCCGCCACATGCGCATGGGTAAAAGCGCGTATCAGGCGTCGATCGACGCCGCGGACGAGATCGGCCTTGCCGTGCTCGCCACCACGATGGCGATCGTCGCGGTCTTCCTGCCGGTCGGCCTGATGCCCGGCGTGTCGGGTCAGTTCTTCAAGAACTTCGGCCTGACCGTCGTCGTCGCGGTGCTGATGAGCCTTGCCGTCGCGCGCCTCATCACGCCGATGATCGCCGCCTACTTTCTCAAATCCTTCGGTCACGCCGAGCACGGCGAAGGCTGGCTGATGGACGTGTATATGAAGGTGCTGCGCTGGACGCTGGTCACATCGAAGGCACACGCGGCGCGCGCGCGCGGCGGTTATCACAAGGCCACCGCATACCTGCGCGATCACCGCGTTTGGGTGATGGGCATGGGCGGCCTTGCGTTCCTTGCGACGATCTGGTGTTTCACCGCGCTGCCGATGCAGTTCCAGCCCGCGACCGATCAGGAACGCAGCACCGTGACGATCACGATGGCGCCGGGCACCACGCTCGCGCAGACGCAGGGCGTCGTGACGCAGGTCTACGACATTCTCCGCAAACAGCCCGAGGTCGAGACGGTCTATACCCGCGCGTTCGTCGGCAACGGCCGCGTGACGGCGCAGTTCAAGGAAAAGCGCGACAAGACGTCGACCGAATTCGAACGCGCGCTGGCCCCCGAACTCGCGAAGATTCCCGACGCGCGCGTCAACTTCCAGTCGCAGTTCGGCTGGGGCGACAACAACCGCGACGTATCGATCACGCTGGGCGGCGACGATCCGGTCGAGCTGCGCAACACCGCGAACAAGATCGTGCGTGAGATGTCCGGGCTGCAGGGCCTGCTCGCGCCGCGCATCGCGGGCGACCTGAACCGCCCGGAAATCGTCATCCGGCCACGGCTCGATCTCGCCGCGAACCTGGGCGTCACGACCAGCGCCTTGTCCAGCGCGATCCGCATCGCGACGCTGGGCGACATCGACCAGAACAGCGCGCGCTTCTCGCTCAGCGACCGGCAGATCCCGATCCGCGTCGCGCTCGACCAGTCGTCGCGTTCGCGCCTCGCCACGATCGAGAACCTGCCCGTCCAGACGCAGAGCGGCGGTTCGGTGCCGCTGTCGGTGGTGGCGCAGATCGGCTTCGGCTCGGGTCCGACCAAGATCAACCGGCTGAACCAGCAGCGCCAGCTAACGATCGGCGCGGACCTGTCGCCCGGCCTGGTGCTCAGCGACGCGATGAAGAAGGTCAACGAACTGCCGGCGATGAAGAACCTGCCGCTCGGCGTGCAGCGGATGAGCGTCGGGCAGGCGAAATGGCAGATGGAGATGCTGATCAGCTTCGCCATTGCGGTCGTCTCGGGCATCTTCCTCGTGTTCTCGGTCCTCGTCCTGCTCTACCGCCGCCTGCTCCCGCCGCTCGTCAACATGGGGTCGCTCGCGCTCGCCCCGCTCGGCGGGCTGCTGGCGCTGATGGCGACTGGCCATGCATTGTCGCTGCCGGTGTTCATCGGCATCCTCATGCTGCTCGGTATCGTCGCGAAGAACTCGATCCTCGTCATCGATTTCGCGCTGGAGGAGATGAGCAAGGGCGTCGGCGTCTATAACGCGATCGTCGATGCGGGGCACAAGCGTGCGCAGCCGATCGTGATGACGACGGTCGCGATGATCGCGGGCATGGTCCCGACCGCTTTGTCGCTGTCGGGCGACGGCGCGTGGCGCGCGCCGATGGGCGTTGTCGTGATCGGCGGCCTCGCGCTGTCGACCCTGCTGACGCTGATCATCGTGCCTGCGGTCTTCAGTCTGGCGGTCGGCGTCGAACGCCGCGTCGGGCCGTGGCTGGGCCGTCGCCTGCTGACCTACAAGCCCGGCGACGACGCCGTACCCGCGATCGACCATGCACCCGGCGGCGGCGCGATCGCGGGTCCGGCGGGACGGATCGGCTACCGCGACGACGGCACCCAGCCTGCCGAATAAGCGCCTGCGGAATAGCAGCACGCTTGAACAATCCCCGTTTTCGGGGATTGTCGGGGCGATGAACCCGATCGTCCGCCGACGCGCCCGTCAGGAGCCGCCGCCCACCGGGCTCGTGCGGATGCGGCGCGTCGCGACCGGCCTGTTGATCGCGATGGCGGCGGTGTTCCTGATCGCCCGCGCGCTGCACGGTCAGCATCCTGCGCTCGGTTTCGTCCAGGCCTTTGCAGAGGCCGCGATGGTCGGCGCGCTGGCCGATTGGTTCGCGGTGACCGCGCTGTTCCGCCACCCGCTCGGCCTCCCCATCCCGCACACCGCGATCATCCCGCGGAACAAGGACCGGATCGGCGACCAGCTCGCCTCCTTCCTGCGCGATAACTTCCTCATCCCGCGCGTCGTCGCGCGCCGGATGAGCCGCCTGGATCTGGCATCCGCCGCCGGCCGCTGGCTCGCCAATCCAACCGCGGGCAGCAAGCGCCTCACCCGCGGCACCTCGCGCCTGGCGGTAGAGGTGCTGCAATCGCTCGATCAGGAACGGCTCGGCGGCATGATCCGCGGCGCGATGGTGCAGCAGGTCCGCCGCATCGATCTCGCCCCCGTCCTCGGCCGCGCGCTGCAGGCCGCGATCGCCGAGAACCGCCATTTGCCGATTCTGGAGGGTATCATCCGCT contains:
- a CDS encoding efflux RND transporter permease subunit — translated: MGFRNISAWSIRNPVPSIVLFLMLTVAGIVSFYRMDINQEPDIDFPAVAVEISQPGAAPSELETQITQRVEAATRSIEGVDEIQSFVSEGNSTTIIQLDIGTPVDRAVNEVRDAITQERGNLPEGILEPQVSRVKINDDDLGSFSAIATDMTVEQLSWYIDNTVAKELLSVPGLASVERNGGVDREIRVILDPAKLAAQGLTATQINQQLRQVNLNAAGGRAEIAGSEQSLRVLGNARNAYELGQTQITVGDGRTVKLSDIGVVRDLYAEQRSAASVDGRPVLSFDFKRAKGASDVTVFKDAKAKLESLEKRNPAVKFKMRINGSKYAMEQYKSAIHAMIEGAVLAVFIVFLFLRDWRATAISALAIPLSAIPAFWFMDLMGFTLNSMTLLALSLVAGVLVDDAIVEIENIVRHMRMGKSAYQASIDAADEIGLAVLATTMAIVAVFLPVGLMPGVSGQFFKNFGLTVVVAVLMSLAVARLITPMIAAYFLKSFGHAEHGEGWLMDVYMKVLRWTLVTSKAHAARARGGYHKATAYLRDHRVWVMGMGGLAFLATIWCFTALPMQFQPATDQERSTVTITMAPGTTLAQTQGVVTQVYDILRKQPEVETVYTRAFVGNGRVTAQFKEKRDKTSTEFERALAPELAKIPDARVNFQSQFGWGDNNRDVSITLGGDDPVELRNTANKIVREMSGLQGLLAPRIAGDLNRPEIVIRPRLDLAANLGVTTSALSSAIRIATLGDIDQNSARFSLSDRQIPIRVALDQSSRSRLATIENLPVQTQSGGSVPLSVVAQIGFGSGPTKINRLNQQRQLTIGADLSPGLVLSDAMKKVNELPAMKNLPLGVQRMSVGQAKWQMEMLISFAIAVVSGIFLVFSVLVLLYRRLLPPLVNMGSLALAPLGGLLALMATGHALSLPVFIGILMLLGIVAKNSILVIDFALEEMSKGVGVYNAIVDAGHKRAQPIVMTTVAMIAGMVPTALSLSGDGAWRAPMGVVVIGGLALSTLLTLIIVPAVFSLAVGVERRVGPWLGRRLLTYKPGDDAVPAIDHAPGGGAIAGPAGRIGYRDDGTQPAE